In the genome of Mytilus edulis chromosome 3, xbMytEdul2.2, whole genome shotgun sequence, one region contains:
- the LOC139516022 gene encoding homeobox protein Nkx-2.2a-like, giving the protein MEVPLEVMNGEKHSSSFSVKDILDLPKGKISCSPVDSQTPTVNSNVLSSIPSVPDVSDLPGVTSYYDNDNPYSRWLQTNENIPYSNVSHLNSPGDSSHSSDISATESHPGVNKKHTTVKSEGNSDNNCEKSGENNSNNSESQKKRKRRVLFSKAQTYELERRFRQQRYLSAPEREHLASIIRLTPVQVKIWFQNHRYKLKRSRQEKGLDLNPLPSPRRVAVPVLVRDGKPCQPSMNNSMVKSPDQLALQQNIGSSLNHQQLQNMNMNSMVSLPGMNNSMSGMNPSSISSSINNMNMSCSYNSAVGSMNSMNLNMNMNHNMNVLPSYTHPLMQPQTRWW; this is encoded by the exons ATGGAGGTCCCGCTGGAAGTTATGAATGGAGAGAAACATAGCAGTAGCTTTTCAGTGAAGGATATTTTGGATTTGCCTAAAGGAAAAATTAGCTGTAGTCCTGTAGATTCTCAAACCCCAACAGTAAACAGTAATGTTTTATCATCTATTCCATCCGTACCTGATGTAAGTGATTTGCCTGGAGTTACTAGCTACTATGATAACGACAATCCGTACAGTAGATGGTTACAGACTAACGAAAATATACCATACTCAA ATGTATCACACCTGAACTCTCCAGGCGATTCAAGTCATTCTAGTGATATTTCCGCAACAGAAAGTCATCCTGGTGTTAATAAAAAACACACAACGGTGAAATCAGAAGGAAATAGTGACAACAATTGTGAAAAAAGCGGTGAAAATAACTCTAATAATAGCGAATCACAAAAGAAACGAAAGCGAAGAGTTCTATTTTCTAAAGCCCAAACTTACGAACTTGAACGTCGTTTTAGACAACAAAGATATCTTTCAGCACCAGAGAGAGAACATTTAGCCAGTATTATAAGACTTACGCCGGTGCAAGTTAAAATATGGTTTCAGAATCATCGTTACAAATTAAAGCGCTCTAGGCAAGAAAAAGGACTTGATCTTAACCCTTTGCCATCGCCTCGGCGCGTGGCAGTACCGGTTCTTGTGCGCGATGGAAAACCATGTCAACCAAGTATGAATAACTCTATGGTCAAGTCTCCTGATCAACTAGCGCTACAACAAAATATAGGTTCATCTTTAAATcatcaacagttacaaaataTGAACATGAATTCTATGGTATCACTTCCTGGTATGAACAACTCTATGTCTGGTATGAACCCCTCGTCTATATCATCCAGTATAAACAATATGAACATGAGTTGTTCTTATAATTCAGCAGTGGGATCTATGAACTCTATGAACCTTAACATGAACATGAACCATAATATGAATGTTTTACCAAGCTATACACATCCCCTTATGCAACCCCAGACACGATGGTGGTAG